atgaactgGGGGCTGAGAGTGACTAAGGAAtgtggcaggagagagagggttTAAACGAGTAAAGTCAGTCCTGCAGAGGTGGTAGGACTCTCTCCTACTCCAGTGTTGGTCCCGGGATCTGGGATCGGCTCTGTCCAGGACTtgggggaagggacaaaggaAAAGTCTTGGTTTGCTGGGTGGTCTTTCTTGGTGGGAAAGGGGAAGATTTTCAGAGGAGCCACAAAGACAAGGGTCCCCTGATGGGAGCTCTTGATTTTCCCAAGGGGCAGAGATGAACTTCTGGGCTGGGAACCATGAGTCTCCATCCCAGTGTTCCCAAGTCACGGGGCTGGCACTGGGGGCCCCCAGACCTTCTCCCTGcccacccagcccagccctgccagcCACAGGCACCCCCCAGACCCACCTCAAAGCTGATGCACATGTCGGGCGTCATGATGATCTTGTTGCCCTTGCTGTCCACCTCCGTGCGCCGCAGGAACTCGCGCTTGGAGGCCGTGATGTGGTCATCTCGGCAGTGGTAACGCAGCTGGATACGCTCCTCTGGGATCAGAAACACACGCTCTGCCACGTCCTCGTCCGCAGGCTTCGCGGGGTTGCGGGAGAACCGCTCTGTGATTTTCTGGGAGGCCAGAACATCACAGGATGAGAAGTGGGAAAGAGGACATCTGTGCATGCCCTTGAGGGCAGAAGTAAAGGACACTCAGGGACGCTGGACTCTAGGGTCTTTGGGGGAGTTTGCGTGGAATAGTCCTTCCTAGCCAGACAACGGCTCCCGTGGCCCTGTGGGTTCTCAGCACCAGACCACCTCAGCCCTGTGTGGTGCTGCATTTCTTCTCTAGCTCTCTTTGCAAGAGTCTACTTGTTCACCTCCAGAGATGGGGAGCTCACCACCTCTCCAGGCACCCTGCTTTATCATTAAACAACCCTTACTGCTAGGAAGAGCTCCTCTGGTACACAGCCACTAAACATAGTTGCCAaaccatttgtaatgatgtggagaaaaaagtgCACAATTCAAGGTTAAGTGAGTGCTACAGGGATCCACCCAAACCAAACCTATTAACACATGTTAATATCGGAGAGACACCCTTCTGAGGGTGCTCTTATTATAAtagtaaggaaaaaatacattcttgGGCCAGTGGTGGAGGGCACAGTCTGACATCAGGCAGCACTGGGATTGTAAAACAGGACAGGGCCCTTGGGAAAGGTGCTGTTTTCCCCATCCCAGGGTGACCTTAGCCTGCTGGACAGAGTGGGCACCCTGTCCCCAGGCCCAGCAAGAGCTCACCACCATCGGCCGGGGGTTTGACTCTGCACTGTTCAGAGCCAACTTCTTGACCCTGTCCCCGAAATCCACGTGGCGGTAGGAGAGGAAGTCGGACCGTCCCTGGTAGTACTCCGTCATTGTCTTGGGCGTCTCCTCCCGCTTTATCAGGCCGTCCACGCGGGCCGTTTCATAGAACTCCATGACGCGGTCCATCTCAGGCTGCATGGACTTGTACGAGTGCACTGCGGTGGGAGGTGGGGTCCCGGAAGTCCATGGGTTGAGACCAGGTACACTGGCTCCTGGCTGGAGACCCGACCCGGGGCCCCAGGGAGTCCCTGAGTGCTCCTGGGTGAGCGTGAGTTATTAGCCAATGCCCCACTGCTGGGTTCAGGTTGTTTCTAAACTTGTTATAAACAACACCGAGGGGAACATCCGCAGGGTGCATTCTGTAATTCTTGCCTATTATTTGCTCAGGGCAAATTCACCAGCAGTAGCACTGTtggtcaaatatttttaaatttttaaatattttcatatttaaatattaaatatatttaatatatataaatataatataaaatataaatacatttatttttatatattttatttatatataaatatttatttgtatatttatatattttaaatataaaaatataaatatatttaatatttaaatatattaactataaatataataaatgtaaatatataaaaatatatatttaaatatttaaatattttaaaaaatattttatttatttatttatttgagacagagagactaccggcaggatgaggggcagagggagaagcagactctccgctgagtggggagcccgatgtggggctcgatcctgggactctgggatcatgacccgagccacccaggcaacccaagcatacatattttaaagctaCGATTATGTTGCCCAACTGCTTTCCCGGAAAGTTGCACCAATTTGCTGTCCTACCAGTAGTGACAGGGAGCAACTCTGCTGCTGGCTCATGCCTCATGGGACCACTTTTGTCATCTTTGCAacccgaggcttgtgagatggtccCTTATTTCCTTCGTTCATTTATTCACgactttcttccttttacttcaGCCACCAAATGAGACTGATCGCTTTTTCAGATCTGTATCGACACTATGTTTTTCTTTCGTGTGTCCTTGGTTAAGCTATTGATTCTCTCTCAAGATGTGTCCTTCCCTCGCTCCCCAGCCTCAAGGGCTCATGGCCACACCCCTGCTCTCTGCATCCTCCTTGTGGGCACATGTGTTGGCTTTGCTGCTCAGCATTCTGACCCCTTGGAaatgtgccccccgccccccgcatgGGCCCAGGCTTAACCACAGAATGGGCATGTGGCCCCAGTTTTTGACTTTTCTGGAGGGACATTTCTCACATTTCCCTGGATTTTCTGTACTTCCTCTGACCTCCCACACATCTGATTTGCTCAGGGAAGCAGGGGTGCTGTCTGTCatctgcctcccccccaccaccctccggACTCCTGCTGGACTGGCAGTGGGGTCCACTCACCACGCAGGGCCTGGGGATGGCCTGGCTTGAAGTAGTCGATATTCAGGCCTGTGTTCTTGTTGATGTGTTTCAGCTCTAGCATGTCCTCCCGGTGCTGGTACCACTCCTTTATCTCCAAAGTCTCTGTACCTGTGGGGCCCAATCGGTGCCTGCTGCAGAAGGCCAGCTTCCCCCAGCCTCTGTCCCCCCAACCCTCTTCCCAGCACACAGAGGCCAGCGGGGCCCACACTCACACCAAGAGACTGGCAGTGatgtgcccaaggtcatacagcgtGCTGGGGAACCTGGCTCTCCTGCCCCAGCAGCCGGGGCTGCCTGCCTTACACTCCAAGTCCTCGTAGGTGGTGAGGCGGCACACGAGGCCATCGCTGTTGAGATACGGGGCCCACTTTTCCAGCTTCGCCCTCTTGTACTGGATCACCTTCTTCCCATTTGGGCAGCGGGTCTCGAACGCTGTGGATGCAGAGTGGGCTGGGGTCCCTCCTCCCCAGATCGGGGGACAGGAGGGCCGATCCCACCCAGCCACTCACTGGGTCACGGCACTAAACtcctccaggccccaggcccgctccggggaggcagagggaagtagGCAGAGGGATCTGCCCTGGAACAGTTCTCAGGTTCGAGCCTGGCCAGGGGAGCCAGCCAGACCAAGCCGCTCCGCTCACTGCCAGGGCTCTGCCCGCATGGCTTGCTCTCTGCTGGAGCCACCATCCCTTCCTGCCCTTACTGGGCTGACTTCCCACCCCTCAAAACTTAGCTcagactcctcctcctcctggaggcCCTTCCTGCCCACCTATTCCCAGCATCCCAAACCAGAGGCCTGAGCTGGGTGTTCCTCCGCTGGTTCCCGTGGTGCCCTCTCTAGCCCTTCCCACTCCGTTGGAAGAGCCTATGCCCTCGCTGTGGGCCTCGTCTCTCCTAGACAGGAGCCTCAACAGCCACTAGATGCTGGCACAGATCTCCAGTGTCCGTGCCCAGCTGCATTCTCGGGCCACTCCTCCCTAGTACGGACACCTCCACTCCCCTGTGTCGTCTGGGTGCTATGCTGCTTGGCCTTCTCCCAGCCAGGGACCAGGGGGCGGGTGAGGGAGAGGAATGACTGGGCCCTGGTCCTCCGTCGTTTATTACCCACACTCCATCAGCCAGGACAGGTCAACTGAGCCCCCTCCCGCACGCCAGAGCAGTGCCAGGCCCTTGTCCACAGAGCTGAGTGCGCGAGGCAGGAAGGAGGCGGCCCAGAGTCCCTGCTCAGACCAGGGTGCGACAGAAGGCAGGAGGGGTGGAAATGAGGGGCCCAGGCAGCTTCTGTGGACTCCCCCGAACCAGTCCTGGGGAGGCTAGGGAACAGAGATCCACGTAGGCTACCTTCAGGGGAGATCTCAATCTGTTCCACCCAGGAAGGCGGCATGTCAAAACTCTTGTCCTCATCCTCCTTGCCCTGTGgggagaggcggggagggggcaggctcTGGTCAGGCCTGGTCCTGGGAGCGGAAGCTAGAAGCAGAGCCTCCATCTTGCCCCCCAGGGCCCAGCCAAAGGGGCTGTCAGCTCCCCCGGGGGAGCCAGAGGTCACGGGCCTCTCTGATGTGGTAGAGAGGAAGAGGCGGCAGCCCTTGAGGTGGCAGGAACCCTCCCTTGACCCACTTGACTAGGACAGTGATCCCACCCCCTGTGTGCCCAACCTTCGGTCAGTCAGCGAGGGCACCATGTGCAGCCACTGGTCCTCCCTTAAGAGAGAGGCTTCTGGAGTCAGGTGGACCCAAGCCCCACCTGCAGGACGCAGCCCACACACCTGGGCAGGTAAGTCCCTTCACtgctctgagcctgtttcctatTAACAGGACCACGAGGGAGGATTAATAGATAGAATGTATATAAATCACTTGAGACACCGCCTCcctcctgtttgtttttgtttttgttttcctttacaagccttagtttccccatctgtaaaataagaccTGCTTTACACAAATGGTCCTCAGGCGAGGTAACTGTGAAAACCTGGACGAGTTTTTCTCAATTTCAAATTGTTCCACAAACGTTGCTTACATCTAGAGGCCACCAGGGGGCGGCAGTGCCCCGAGATTTACTGCCGGGGAGGCTCTCTGGTCTCCAGAGGTGAGGATGCTGTACCAAGCTCCTCGTGGCCACAGTCTCATTTTATCCTGGAGCTGTCCGGAGGATATAGAACAGAGTCCCTGTTCAGAACGCAGGCTTGGGAGCCAGACTGTCAGATCCCAGTTTCAAGCCCAAGCTCTACCACTCGCTGGCCATTGACCTTTGGGTATATTACTACCCCCCTTCTGTGTGTAagtcttcccatctgtaaaacaggatgACAATAATGATAAACGATAATATGAACGCCCACCTCACCAGGTGGCTGTAAAGATTTGGACAAGTTAATTCAGGTTAAGCACCTGCTAATTCAGGTTAAGTGCCTCCTGGCCCTGGGGACCATGGGAGTGTTCCGGACTGTGATGGGCTCAATTGTGTCCCCCTAATCAGGTCCtgacccccaggacctcagaaggtgactatatttggagataggctCTTTCAAGAGGTagttaaggtaaaatgaggtcattggggTGGGCCATAATCCcacatgactggtgtccttgcTTGACGAGATTAAGACATGCGTACAGAACGGCCACGTGAAGACAGAGAGAAGTCAGCCATCTACAGGCCAGGGAGAGGGGCTCAGAAGAAGCCAAAATGCTGACACATTGGTCTTGGACCTCCAGAACTAGGAgagaattaatttctgttgtttaagcctctcAGTGTGTGGTACTTTGCTATGGCCGCTCTGGCCCCCTGATATCCCTAGTCCTATTACTGTGGATATAATTGATCCCAACCCCTCGTCCCTTCCACTTTACATACAGACAATGAAACTGAAGCTCTCCATGATTGGGAAGTTTTCCCAAGGTGTCACAGCCAAGAGCTAAGGCCTCTGGGCCCCGACCCCCAGGGACAGGTCCTTAAGGAGACCTGCCTAGAAGGGCTCCTGACTAGGAGATGGCAGAAGGACGCTGACACCATGGGGAAGGCCCCAGGCCAATGAAGGGCTGCGAAGACAGACAAGAAAGGCCTGGAAGCATGTGAGGGGGATCATGGTGGCTACGCAGGAAGGCCTGGAAGTGAGCCCAGGGCTGCGGTCAAGGTTTTATCATGCCTATTGCTGGGACATGCTCTTTACAGAAACAGGGCAACCATTGACCAGGGTGGGCTGCATGGGAGCCAGGAGACCCAGATGCAAGTCCCAGCCCTtccctacccgccccccccccaggagtTCCTGGGCAGGTCCATGGACTTGTCTAGGTCTCAGTTTGCCCATCTATAAATTGAGAGCATGGTCCAGGCCTCTCTGTTTTGGGGAATCTACAATCGGTTCCTCTGGCCCATTCCCCtccaatacacacacacgtgaTAGAGATGTTGGTCGGGTTGGCCTGATGGAAGCCCCATCCCACCGCCGGCCCCCACGCCGTGAAGACCCACCAGGTTCTCCATATCTTCATCATTCATCCCGTCGTCCTCTTCCTCAGCCACAGCCAGTTGAGGTTTGTCAGTCCCCAAGAGCAGGTATTCCCACCTCACAGGGTCTCCCAGGTCAAAGACCAAGTCCTGATGGGGGAAGGATCAGCTGAGCCCCAGGGCCAGCACGCCCCATCCTGCTcgcaaggtggggggtggggggcaggcagctgCACCCAGAGTAGAAGAGGGACCCAGGCCTGGGTCTCCGAGGGGCAGAATGTCGGCTCCCGGCAGCCCCTGCGAGTCCATGCCCATCCTCCTCATTtcaacagggaaactgaggcccgccCCCTCCACCAGACTCCCATGAAGAAATCCTGCTGTTGGTCTCCATGAGACTTGGCAGCTCTCTGGCCTGGGACGGGCCCGGAGGTGGAGGTTATCCCGCCCTGTCAggggagagtcccaagcagagtTTAGAGCAGACACAAGCCAGCAGCATTTTATGGGACAGGGAAATGGTAGGTTTGAAAAAGGGCCACCTCATGGGTTTTCCCtatgctggggagagggggactAGGCAGGCACACAAGGAATTGCACAGAGGATACAGGTGGGAATTTCTCTTCTGTGGGGTGGGACCCCCACCTGCTTTTCACCCAGCCTACCTGAACTCAGGTGGGCGGCTCAGTGAATTTCCATAAATTGGACACACCTGGTTTCCtgcacccagatcaagaaataaCACATTGCCCACACTCCAGAAAACCCTCCTGTGTCCAGTTAGGACCCTTCCCCAAGCGTGTGCATGTATTTCTAAATTATGTTATGTGGCACTGGGTTTTATTTACGTGtatacacaaagacacacacacagacacctctGTGTATATGCACATAGAAATATGGGAATTCACTGTACACTTAGGATGAGCTTACTGTTCTGCATGTATGTTGGACTTCaatacatcattttaaaaaaaatcattcaggagcacctaggtggctcagtggtttaaagcctctgccttcggctcaggtcatgatcccagggtcctggggtcaagccccgcatcggactctgcttagcagggagcctgcttcctcctctctctctgtgtgcctgcctctctgcctacttgtgatctctgtctgtcaaataaataaataaaatattaaaaaaaaatcattcatatgAAAACAATCCACATTTTGTAAGGGTACACATTTCAAAGAGATATTAATCATATTAGATAATAATATTAGAATGGTTATGTCTGGACAGAGGAGTGAGCTATGGGGACTCAGCCCTGGGGAAAGTCTGGAGCTCTGTGGCAGCCAGCTTGCCCCACAGGGAACCCTCACCGCACCCCAGGACTGCCTGTCACACTGGCCCCGCACTGGGCCCAGTACCTTGCAGCCGTTCCAGCAGTCCTGCATGTTGACCCAGTAGTTCTTATGGTTCCAGAGGCTCTCGATGCCCAGGAAGTGGTCGTCCTGGGTGCTGTAGCTGCGTGCCGTGAGTGGGTCGATGAAAAAGCTCTCAGGCACCTCGCGCTTCCCTGACAGCACCAGGACCCAAGCGTGCACCCGGAGGCCATGCAGGGGGTCGATCTTtgctttctccagctcctgcACAGGAAAGGTGGGTAAGTAGGTAAGCATGGACCGATGGGTGGAAAGGGGGGTGTCGGGGCCCAAACATCTCCCCACGGCTGGACAACCAGCAGGAGAGCTGACTTCCGGTCCAGAGTGCAGTTTGCCTCGCTGCATGACCTTGAGGACATCACCTCACTTCTGAGCCTGTTTTCTTATCGATACAGTGGGAGAGTCCGAGTTTATCTGTAGTTTACAAACTGGGTCCTTTGGCTGCCCTAGAGCCATCTGGGATTTACTGGCTTTCTGCATTGCCATTCTGGGTGGGATTTCATCCAAAGGAAGGTAGGGGGCACTGTGGggcttcctcctctgcttccctctggAAGGAGGGTGACTGTCACGTTCATTATTGCATCCACAGAGCCTGGACGAGAGGAGATGCTCAGCAAATACTgcatggaaagaaaggaaagggaggaaggaaggaaaagagggaggaggggagagacgAGGGTATGGGTGGACGAAAGGAGAGCTGGAGGGTGGATGGGACGATGGAGACCTAGGAGGACCGAGAGCAGGGAGGACAGATGGGCAGTGTATGCAGGTAGGTCTTTAGGGAAAGAGCCTGGAACCAGGAGAACATCACAGCCCAGCATGGAATGAACGCGTGGCCTCACGCAGTAGAGCTCTCTGAGGAATCTATCGCAGAAGCCGGCTGACCACCAGGGACAGATTCCCACATTGCTGGTTagaggtggggggtggcggggcaTGGGGGGTGTGTGGATCTGGGGTCCACGGACacatcccctccctgccctgcgtCAGCTCTCCGCTGCTAGCGGCCTCTCCTGGAGAGCTGAGCACAGGGACCAAAGGAAGGGACCCACCAGGAGGCGCTGTTCCTCCTCCTTccactgcttttccttctcccctttgATCTCCTGCTGCTTCTTCATCTTCTGCTCCTGCTCGAACCTGCTGCTCAGGTCTCTGGGCGGTTTAATGGCGTACTTCTTAGGTGGTACCTTCTCTTCTTGCTGCACCACCTGTCACCCAACGAGAGAAGAAGGATCAGCCGCCTTGCATCGCCCAGCCCTCGGACCAGGAGGTCACAGCTGCTCCGGAACCCCCGGCCCCCAGGCTTTTTGGTGCTAAATGCAGGAGCCTCAGCTCCCACTTCCCTGACTTCAGGCCCTTCTGGAGATGGGAAGGAAACAGTAAGAACCTTCTCCCCAGGCTTGTTCTAAGAAGCAAAGACAAGGAAATTCCCACGTGAGGTGCCAGGCACCACAGGGATCAGAGAATGTGATTTTCCCCCTTTTGTTGCCCATGGCCCTCTCTGCCTATGATCTGGATCTGACCTAGAAAGTGGGCGAATTGTGGGGAGTTGGAGTTCCCAGATTCTGTCATTGGAGGGTTTCAGGCGCTGACTTAGAGTTTGCTGGGTTAGGAAGGAGACGGAAGCccgcgcgtgtgcgtgtgtgcatgcgtggGTGTGCCTAAGAGTGTGTGCTAGCTGGCAAGAAAAGTGTCCTGGGCACAACACCACAGAGGCTGCAGATGTCCCCAGGGCCTGGGACAGCAAGGAGGGGAAATGTCGGTCTCCGCAGCCTGGAGTCCGCCAGGTGGGGCCTGGGCCCCCCGGGTCTCCTGCCCTGAGAGGCAGACACCGTGGGGCTTGACTCTGATCATGGAGCCCTGGAATCAGTCCAGTCCACAAACAACATTTTCTGTCTGTACCGCGGCTAGTTCTCAAATGCAAAAAGATGCTTTTTGATTCctaaaattaaatgcatttaagagtgtttcttggggcacctcagatggttaagtgtttgcctttggctcaggtcatgatctccaggtcctgggactgaactccagctcagcggggtgtctgcttctccctctccctctgcctctccccctccttatgcatattctctctctctctctcaaatgaataaataaaatctttctttctttttctttttttaaagagtgtttcTTGTGTCCACAGCAGCCTCTAGCCATGGGGGGCTGTCAGTCAGCAGAGAGAAAAACATAACCACAACCTGCTGGAGGGTTAGCGATAATTTTTTGCTGTTAAAAATTTTTGCGGGGGTTCTTGGGtgggttaagcaaccaactcttgtttttggctcaggccatgatctcagggtcatgagatcgagccctgaattgggctctgtgctcagtggggaggctgctttgcattttctctttccctctgcctctcccccgcccTTTCTTtcaataactaactaaataaaatctttttattttttatttttattattttttaaagattttatttatttatttgacagacagagatcacaagtaggcagagaggcaggcagagagagaggaaggtaagcaagctccctgctgagcagagagccccatgcgggctctCTGGAAGGTAAGCaagctcccaggaccctgagatcatgacctgagccgaaggcagaggctttaacccactgagccacccaggggtcccaataaaatctttttttaaaagggggagtCTTTCAAATTGGGGGATGGAGGgaaaaaagagcaaacaaaatgtctatccatttgtctgttttttccttACATGAAAGTGGCTGGGTGGATTTTTATCACATGTGTCAGGTAAATCTGGGGGAGAGTGACCTAAGACAGAAGCCATGCAGCAGTCACAGAAGTCACCCTGCGAGGAGCGGTAGCTGAAAGTAAGTTAAGACAAGGGAAGGGGGGACAGCGGTTTGGAGAACTGGGCTGTGCGTGCCTAAGGGCACCAACCCACCAGGGCTAGAATGGACCGAGAGCAGCCGGCAGAGGCTCGGAGAgcggctgggcagggctgggagacGCAGGGACGCACTGCGTTAGGGAGGGCGCGTCTTGCAGGAGCCAAGCATACCTCCTTGTGCTTCATGGTGAGAGGGCACACATCCCGCGTCAGGTCCATTTGGCAGAGGTCCTGCGAGCCGTAGCCGTTGACGCAGTAGGCGTCGTAGCCGGCGCCGACGAGCATGGAGCAGAGCAGCGTGCTGAAGTCGAAGCAGTTCCCCTTCTGGTGCTTGAGCACCGTGGTGGAGGAGTACAGATGCGAGGGCTGGCGGCAGACGGCGGGGCGGACGGCGGGTCAGCACCGCCAGCCCCgcagccccccacctccccatccaGCCCCCACTGGCCAGCAGCGAGGCACTGGGCCAGTGCACAGGCTggatccccacccctccccaggctcccctgcttTGTCAAGTTGGGGAGCCTCCTAAGAATGGGGTGGGAGCCACAGCCTGTGTGTAGAAAGCACAACCCACATTTGCCTGTACTTTTAAGTGCCCGAGGACTTCCTGATGGGAACGACCCTGTGGATGATGGAAGCTTCTGGTCTAATGCTCTCTGATTGATCTTTTCATGGTTTTTATTCCGAAGTTCTCCTCACCTTCTCTTctgaccctttccttctcttccctttctcagtTCTCTACCGTGtacctaccccctttctccctcgCTCCCTCCATTCTCAGTTGGGAAACAGACTGAGCTGGACAGAAACCCAAAGATGGGGCCGCAGGTCACGGGCAACGGGGTCCtccccctctcttctttccccatcTCTTGAAGTCTTAAAAGGAAGACTCTGAAGGCAGAAGGAGGCAAAGAGGTAGGAGCCAGGAGACCaggcttgctgtgtgacctcaggcaagtggcCATCCCTCTCTGGGCCCatttctccacccccaccccctggtgTGGGGGTGAGCTCTAAGGGACTCAGACAGATAGACCATGGGCTCTGGCCCaagcctccctctccctacctccctggCTTCTCATCTAAGCCTCAAGAGCCTAAGGATGCTGCTTGGGGTGGCACTCACCGGCTGAAGAGGGTCAGGCAGGGGCACCATGGAGAGGAAGTCTGAGACGAACTGGGCACAGTTGTCCCAGTTGTAGAGCTCGGGGTAGGGCATCAGCGTGGGCCGGATGGTTGTGCTCACAAACTTCTGCAAGGGGAGAGACCACAGGCCCCAGAGAGGGCACCCTACCTGGGGGAGGCCGATGCACCCTGGAAGCCAGAGCCTAGGgtagggggagtggggaaggctctccaggcctccctgggcctcaggctcCCCGCAGTGCctcaggagctggagaaaggggTCCCTCAACGCCCCTCCAGGCCGAACTGAATGTAGAATAGCTTGCACCCCACTGAGCACCAACGGCCGTGTATGTCAGGCCCACtagcagatggggaaactgaggccccgggAAGTGAGCTGCTTGGGGTGGCACTCAGTGGGCAccggcggcagcagcagcgcTGGTCTGTCTGGCTCTCAACCACCCTCCCAGTGTGAGGGGACTAGTGCTGGCAGAGCCCTCAAGGGGCCGCTGTCCCCCTGGGACTCACAGTCCGGGGTCCCAAACAGCACCTCTAGGGTCTCCCTGTAGATGTGAGGAAGGCCTGCCAGCACAGggtccccccagccccacccctgcaggcCCGCTGACTGCAGCTGGGCAAGTAAGTGCTGCGGCATTACCAGCTCAAAAGAAGGGGGGAACGGGGACCTGCAGGGGAGTCACTGAGTCTCACATGCTGGCAGCTCCTACAAATGCTAAAAATCACCACGTGGACCAAGTCAAACAGCCTGTGAGTCCCTGTCAGCCTATGGGCTGCTGTTTGCAAAGCATTGCAAGCATTCCTATTCTGCCATTCCATACactgatggagaaactgaggcagagagagactcaaGGCTGGCAGGAAGGAGGCCAGTGCTCAGGTCCTGGTCCATTTCATCTCATTTCTCTGTCCTTCCAGGACAGAGCTGGTGTTTGGGGTTGGAGACAGCAGTGGTCCAGCCGGCCCTTTAGTTGGGCCTGGGGTCTCCAGGCCACCACAACCTCTCCCCGCGCCATCTCCCCCAGGGTAATTCACATCGAGCCTGCTGGGGCCCACTGGCATTTGAGTTTCTGCTGTCCCCAGATACAAGCTCTGATCCACGAGCTTTggcccaccccctccaccctctGCTTTCCAGTCTCTGTCCTGCCCTCCACAACCCGGCCTTACGGGCACTTGGCACTCGTTCAGCGGGTGCAGGAAAAGGGGCACGCGATCCGGGCACAGGTGGCTATACTGGCGGGCGAAGTTGTCCGCCACCTGCAGCAAGTGTTCCTCCTTGAGCGTGTTGCTTCGGTAGGAGAGCGGGAGCTTGGAGATGTCGATAGAGTCCTTGGTAACGATCCTGTGCCCACGAGAGGATAGACCTGAGCCCATGTGAGACTGGGCCTGGCCCAGAGGGAGCCATCCGCCCACCATAGCTGACTCTATCCCTTTCTCCTGGAATCCTCACAATTGCCCAGAAAAGGGATATCGTTATTATCATGTGCACtttgaaacagagaagagaacagaggcccagagaggctgagtgacttgcccagggccaaACAGCTcatgaggggcagagaggggactCGGCCCAGGCAGACGGAAAGCAGAGCGCTCACACGTATCTGCTTCCCTCTAGGGCCggtcctgcctcccagccctggggccGCTACCCTGTCTAGGCTCTTCTTTTGCCCGGCCCCTGTCCGACCCTCGCCAGGGCTGCCTGGCCCAGAGCCCCCACCCTGACGCGC
The genomic region above belongs to Neovison vison isolate M4711 chromosome 7, ASM_NN_V1, whole genome shotgun sequence and contains:
- the DRC7 gene encoding dynein regulatory complex subunit 7 isoform X2, which translates into the protein MEVLKEKVEEEEEAEREEAAERGEKMPRPLETRREEPPMTQEMLRDLEKKLSEIEIVILEQPLIVTKDSIDISKLPLSYRSNTLKEEHLLQVADNFARQYSHLCPDRVPLFLHPLNECQVPKFVSTTIRPTLMPYPELYNWDNCAQFVSDFLSMVPLPDPLQPPSHLYSSTTVLKHQKGNCFDFSTLLCSMLVGAGYDAYCVNGYGSQDLCQMDLTRDVCPLTMKHKEVVQQEEKVPPKKYAIKPPRDLSSRFEQEQKMKKQQEIKGEKEKQWKEEEQRLLELEKAKIDPLHGLRVHAWVLVLSGKREVPESFFIDPLTARSYSTQDDHFLGIESLWNHKNYWVNMQDCWNGCKDLVFDLGDPVRWEYLLLGTDKPQLAVAEEEDDGMNDEDMENLGKEDEDKSFDMPPSWVEQIEISPEAFETRCPNGKKVIQYKRAKLEKWAPYLNSDGLVCRLTTYEDLECTETLEIKEWYQHREDMLELKHINKNTGLNIDYFKPGHPQALRVHSYKSMQPEMDRVMEFYETARVDGLIKREETPKTMTEYYQGRSDFLSYRHVDFGDRVKKLALNSAESNPRPMVKITERFSRNPAKPADEDVAERVFLIPEERIQLRYHCRDDHITASKREFLRRTEVDSKGNKIIMTPDMCISFEVEPMEHTKKLLYQYEAMMKLKNEEKLSKHQAWESELEVLEILKLREEEEEAHTLTISIYDTKRNEKSKEYREAMERVMHEEHLRQVEAQLDYLAPFLAQLPPGEKLTRWQAARVKDECLSDFKQRLIDKANLIQARFEKETQELQKKQQWYQENQVTLTPEDEDWYLSYCSQAMFRIRILEQRLNRHKELAPLKYLALEEKLHKDPRLVDFLKVYV
- the DRC7 gene encoding dynein regulatory complex subunit 7 isoform X1; amino-acid sequence: MEVLKEKVEEEEEAEREEAAERGEKMPRPLETRREEPPMTQEMLRDLEKKLSEIEIVILEQPLIVTKDSIDISKLPLSYRSNTLKEEHLLQVADNFARQYSHLCPDRVPLFLHPLNECQVPKFVSTTIRPTLMPYPELYNWDNCAQFVSDFLSMVPLPDPLQPPSHLYSSTTVLKHQKGNCFDFSTLLCSMLVGAGYDAYCVNGYGSQDLCQMDLTRDVCPLTMKHKEVVQQEEKVPPKKYAIKPPRDLSSRFEQEQKMKKQQEIKGEKEKQWKEEEQRLLELEKAKIDPLHGLRVHAWVLVLSGKREVPESFFIDPLTARSYSTQDDHFLGIESLWNHKNYWVNMQDCWNGCKDLVFDLGDPVRWEYLLLGTDKPQLAVAEEEDDGMNDEDMENLGKEDEDKSFDMPPSWVEQIEISPEAFETRCPNGKKVIQYKRAKLEKWAPYLNSDGLVCRLTTYEDLECTETLEIKEWYQHREDMLELKHINKNTGLNIDYFKPGHPQALRVHSYKSMQPEMDRVMEFYETARVDGLIKREETPKTMTEYYQGRSDFLSYRHVDFGDRVKKLALNSAESNPRPMVKITERFSRNPAKPADEDVAERVFLIPEERIQLRYHCRDDHITASKREFLRRTEVDSKGNKIIMTPDMCISFEVEPMEHTKKLLYQYEAMMKLKNEEKLSKHQAWESELEVDPWECGQVGGGMGGGCLNCALPYFPIQVLEILKLREEEEEAHTLTISIYDTKRNEKSKEYREAMERVMHEEHLRQVEAQLDYLAPFLAQLPPGEKLTRWQAARVKDECLSDFKQRLIDKANLIQARFEKETQELQKKQQWYQENQVTLTPEDEDWYLSYCSQAMFRIRILEQRLNRHKELAPLKYLALEEKLHKDPRLVDFLKVYV